The window CCAGCTCAGGCTATTTACCCTGACAGGAGTGCAGCACATCATGAGCTGCGCCGGAAATTTCGTGCAGTTGCTTTTGATGCCATTCGGAAGATCGCGGAAGAGGGCAAAACAATCTTGATGACGGCGTGCCTTGCAGACAATGCCGCAGATATCAGCACTTTTGAAGAGCACATCTCCATGGTCCGCAACACATCTGTGCCTATTTACTGGATTAATCTTAGATGTGACGGAAGTGTTTTAGAAAAGCGTGTTACAAGTAAGGAACGGCGAGAGGGGAATAAAAGCAAATTGACAGATGCTAGCATCCTGCGACAGATGATAGGGGAACATGGACTTTTAAGCCCGCGCCAACATGACAATACCGTGCGGCTAATCGCAGATACGATAGATGTAAGCAGGACATTAGAAGAATCAGTTCACCAGCTCCTACATATACTACATCGCCAATATTAATGTAAAAATTCGCTGTTTCTAGCCGCTAAATATTTCAGAGCTGGTAAAAGGTGGCATCTTAAACGAATGATCTTATTGTTAGGCATCAGACCCTGGACTAATATCAAGgtaaaggaaaaggcaaGAGAAAGTGTAGCTCCCCACAAGCCATTGCAGAATCCAATGATGAGAGCTCCGACAACAACGAAGTGCAAGCATTTATCGCTAACTATGCACCAACCACCGTTGGACAACATGACCCTCGAGAACCGGACGTCGTTGACCTTACCCACAACAACGAGATACAGGCATACGCGGTAAATCTCTCTCCCCAATCTATCTCAACGTACACGTCTTCATCGGCAACGTGGATCTTCGATTCCGGTGCTTCTCGACACATGTCCGGATGCCACACCGATTTCGTTGATCTACGACGACCGCGGACTGGTACTACATCCAACGCCGTGGGTGCTGCTCCGTTGTCGCGGGCGTGGAGAGGACAGGACGTGGGGTTGTATTTTCAACGACTCCCCAGAGCTCTGCGTAACGAAATGCAATGGTCCACGCCGCTCGCCACTCAGCATAGTTATCTCCCCGGCTGTTCAGCTGTAGGAGGCTCGAGGGATCGAGCTTGAAGGTGAACGCATTGTTTGAACATGTGTTGTAGAGCTAGTTGTTAGATTGAGTGAGTTTGGGCAATGTTGTCGTGGACAGCGTTGTCAACGATGCGTTCGTTGAAGTTCTTGGATTTGTATTATCAACAGGAGATCAAGAAAGTTAGGTTAATAGGTTAGCGGAGCGGCCGGGCTCACAACCTGTTTCTAAAGGCTGAAGTTACATGAGGTAAAGTTCGCTGGCTTCCAAAAATAGGGGCACTAGATTCCAAGAGTGGAGGACCTGAGCTTCAAAAAATGCAGCCATTGAACTCAGAGCTAGATCttgacgggaccccgaattcttcactacctatggtcgtatgt is drawn from Trichoderma asperellum chromosome 4, complete sequence and contains these coding sequences:
- a CDS encoding uncharacterized protein (EggNog:ENOG41), which translates into the protein MTACLADNAADISTFEEHISMVRNTSVPIYWINLRCDGSVLEKRVTSKERREGNKSKLTDASILRQMIGEHGLLSPRQHDNTVRLIADTIDVSRTLEESVHQLLHILHRQY